A region from the Rhinoderma darwinii isolate aRhiDar2 chromosome 2, aRhiDar2.hap1, whole genome shotgun sequence genome encodes:
- the SPRYD4 gene encoding SPRY domain-containing protein 4 encodes MASPMRAMVLGSRMLRYLRVTGLQKNYPAVSSRREISFKLDEKTAHSSLDLFKKDTGVIYRVLGIDPSKVPQNLERFQEWAVVLGDAPIVSGRHYWEVTVKKSNEFRVGVADADMSRDECIGVSSRSWVFAYSHKKWNGMVVNKIIPITNIGHPSKVGLLVDYENGKLSLVDSEKGSLVHTLIADFRGPVVPAFALWDGEILTHSDLDVPGNL; translated from the exons ATGGCGTCGCCCATGAGGGCTATGGTTTTGGGGAGCCGTATGTTGAGGTACCTGCGTGTTACTGGTCTACAGAAGAATTACCCCGCCGTCAGCTCCAGAAGAG AGATATCGTTCAAACTAGATGAAAAAACTGCCCATAGTAGCTTGGACCTGTTCAAGAAGGATACAGGGGTGATCTATCGTGTTCTAGGCATTGACCCCTCCAAAGTCCCTCAGAATCTTGAGCGTTTCCAGGAATGGGCTGTTGTCCTTGGGGACGCCCCAATAGTGAGTGGTCGCCATTATTGGGAGGTAACTGTGAAGAAGTCCAATGAGTTCCGCGTAGGTGTGGCAGATGCTGATATGTCCAGAGATGAATGCATTGGTGTAAGCAGCCGCTCATGGGTTTTTGCGTATAGCCATAAAAAATGGAATGGAATGGTCGTAAATAAAATAATCCCCATTACCAACATTGGCCACCCAAGCAAAGTGGGCCTCTTGGTGGACTATGAAAATGGAAAACTCAGTCTTGTGGACTCTGAAAAAGGCTCCCTCGTCCATACTCTCATTGCAGACTTTCGAGGCCCAGTCGTGCCAGCATTTGCCCTGTGGGATGGAGAAATTCTTACCCACTCCGACTTAGATGTCCCTGGCAATCTATAA